The Erigeron canadensis isolate Cc75 chromosome 1, C_canadensis_v1, whole genome shotgun sequence genome segment CGTGTAACTTTGTTCCTAACAAGCGACATCAAAGCCAAGGTTAACGGCTTCCAAGGTTCTGATTCACACAGATCACACAAATCCGTCACCCAGATTAGAGTTCCGGCCAAGACCAGCCACCGCAACAACCGCCATCAACCAGAACAGCCAGATCAGCCAAAGACTAAAGCTCGGGCAAAGCTGATTTAAGCAATATTAGGTCTGCTTTGGTCAGATGCAGGTTTGATTTAGGCAGATTTAGGTCTGAATTGGGCAGTTTAGGGTTCCGGCAATAATGTTTTGGGCAGTTCCGGGTCTGATTTTGGTTGATCAGGGTTCAGTTGGGCAGATTAGAGCTTGATTTGGCACATTGGGGTTTTTAGGGGGTTAGTGAATTAAAAGGAGGAAGAACTGGTTTTTGGGATAGTAGGGGCTGTTCCTAGAGTGTGTATAACAGCAGAAAATAGAGACTGTTCACAGTAGGGGCTGTTTCAAGTCTCCTTGGGACGGTAGGGATGTTTCAAAGCTGTTTTTGCAGGACTGTTTTGATCAGATACCTTCAACCGAGTTTTATTCTTCCTTTTTGCCAAGTATAATAACGAGGAAACATGACCACTTGTTCTTGCGGCAGAAGTCATTTCAACCAGAAGAGCAGAAGCGAATGGGAAAAATTCATCAAGCAGGAGGCTTTGAACCAGGTTACCCTTAGCTATAAAAAAGGGGTGGGGGGGAAAGCGAGACCTTACCTCTTTTTCCAGGCCTGTTCGGACAGGGGGGGGGGACATAGAAGCAGAAGGCTCAGtacttgttctttttattttgttgtttgttgttgAGAAAGAATTAATTGGGTAGTTAAGGTCAGATCAAAATTTTCAGCACGGTGTGTTGATGTTGAGTTCTTTGCGGGCCTTGATTGGCTTGTTCATGATAAGAGGAGACCGTCGTGTTGCATGAAAAACAGGCAGTAAGGATCCATCAAAGCAGGTGGCTTTGGATTCTTCTTGTTTAGCAACATGAAAGAAAACAGGTGGCTTGTTTTCTTGGTTGGTGGAGATGTTTCTTTCAACAAGCATGATCAGAAGAGGTTGGACATTTTTGGAATCAATGTCCGGAAAATCTCAAAGAATTGAACACTACAGAAGACTACAACTCAGACAGTGGATAGTGCTTCATTTAATGCTACCCACAGCAATGAAGCACTACAGAATCTGAAAGTTGGGGATTTTGAAATGGTAAGACTGGCGAACATGAATTTCTTGATGTGTAGGGCATGGTTGACATAGATTTGAAGACTCCAACCGGTTTATGGACTTTGAAAGTCCTGGTTACTCCAGTCTGGACAGTTGATTTTGTCAAGCAGTTGGATGATTATGGTATGAGGTAAGTTCGGGAACTGGCTGTAGAGAGTCATCAAGGGAATTCTAGTCGTGGCTCGAGCTAAGAAATGGGGTTCGCGTTATTTAGTCAGTTTATCGCCTGAGGGAGTGACCATCCCAGTTCAGAAGAAAACAAAATCTGGTTCACAGAATCTCGTGGGCAGAAGAAGGTTTGTTTTGCAAATGGCAAACCCAGAGGTACAGGTTAGATACAGGTTGAACGTGCTAGGAAAGGTTCAGAGAAACCAGTCAGGGTTTTTATGACAGTGGGAGCATTGTGTTGTGCTTCAGTCAAAGTTTCCAGATAGTGGGTTAAGAGAACCAGTATTCCAGCTGTTAAAGTCTCTCTAGTTTATTATCTGCTTTAAAGGAGAGTGTTTGTTCTCAGGATTTCTCATGATCCGGCAGTTCGTTTCAGTGGGAGCCGGTAGAGACAAAGAACAAGTCAGGGGCAGAGATTTCCATGACTGATGGGTTGAAGCTCAGTGGGAGCTTTAACGGGCCTTCAGGTTATTTGGAGAAAGCCAAAGGGATAAATAGGACGCAATGAAGATTGAGATTTAGTTCTTAATACAGATGTACGGAAGAGATTGAAGATGGTGCAGTTCGAGGTCCGAAGACACCAAATGGGAGATTGTTGGCGTATTGTTGTCTACGACCCATTAAAAGGCTGAAGACAATTAGGACAACATGCCTGATTTTAGCCAGCACCATTACATAGGCCAGTTTCAAATTTAGGAAACTTAGGGAGCAAGTTTAGCAACCCTAATTTTAGCCAGCACCATTACATAGGCTAGTTCCAAATAAGAAAACCTCTTTACCCCCGTGGATGAGTTCACAcagtttagtgtgagataccacgttaaatctTGTGTCCTTCCTTCTTGTTCTTTTCTGATTCTcaattgtgtgtgtgtgcagttTATTCCTAACAGATTATGCGCTCACGTGATATGCACGTGAGGGATTAAACAACCAAATTTAACAAAAGTTAGTGTCAGTGGCTTCTGGAAACAAAAACGAAAAAGAAAGGGACcagttgcaacgaaaaaaaagtaCAGGGGTCAAAATGTGAGTATGACAAACCatagggaccatttgtgacatttttatcgatgtatgggttttgagataaaagattttgaatgaattagatgaataaaatgatttatggaggagagagaaaaaatgagtggttgagatttgatgagagggatgaaaatgaaagttgaaagttgtgggacattgatgtatggtacatcatgcattatcatgtgtacattgttgaaattaaaagttaaaacctgAGTtgcattataatataaaatagatatctatataattattaaaacaatagttagcTGGAGGATTTTAAAGCATATTCAACTTAAAACTAGCTTATAACATTGTCACATAGGATTAATCCCACAtggcatctccatatttttttttttgataatatcTATAAACCTTATATCTATTTATGTATATCCAAAAgcattaaacaaatatatatgaaatctatAAAATCATATCttatataaaataccaaatctTATAATAAATCCTTTCCAAACGCCGTCTGTGAATAAGTCCATATTATGgctataaacataaacaatgtaatttattattaattaatgttacaaaaaaaaaaaaatctatcgtACCAACCCTTCCTGCAAGAAATACCAACACCTCATCTCAAAAgtctttcaagtttcaatacAAAAACTTTGATATTTTCATATTAGTATAACCGAAGCTTTGCAAGAAATTAATCGCAATCTATATTCAAAGtaggttactttatttattatttttattaatgtagtttgttattcttaatattaatattatataatattaatattatataatagtgttttttttcccaatctttatgttgttattgttattgttattttgttaGTATTAGTTTCTTTAATATTAAGGCTCAAATGTTGGGACATGAAGATAAATTGAAGATAAATTAGCATAGGAAAagaatttctatttatttaataccTACGAATTTTTAGAGGAACCATCTTTAGTAGATAGTTGTGTTTATACAAGAATACCTGCGTAATACGGCGGCGAGCCGACGATAACGGTAGTGTGATGCCGGCGAAGGATAGTGACGGTGGTGACGACATCAATTAGTGTAGGTaaaggtatttgatttaaaggggattagttgaaatattttattttggaaaacggcaaatcctcctaaccaaataaatcctcctaatacattaagaaggtgacatgtggtatccactaattttctttcttattcttGCTTCCTGACATTTtcatatgtcatcatcttatagTTAGGAGggttattaggctatttggttagaaaaattaatcatttcccattttataatataatgaactaatggtgtaatttaatattaagggttgatggtgatttaattcattaaggaaaTTTTGGTCATTTACAtgtctcattttttttaaactttcaacacgagcttataatttttatatggtgatacagatacagatatatacatacacatttacCAATATATGATAGGATGAATCCTTAAAAAAAGTAGTAATATTAAGgtttatatttaaaacaaaacaatacaGGACTTAAATTGTTTAGATGAGATCAATCATTAATTCATATAATTCTTTTCAAATAAAGATTTTACTTTTGTTCATGATGCACGTTTAttaatgtcaatattaaaagtttaaaaaaactcaatacAACAACcgtacatcgtgcgggtaaaaaatctagtataattatatatgtgtgtgtgtccAATGGTCCAGAACGATAACATACAATACATGCTGTCATAAGGTGCAAAAGCTGACGAGTCCACACTTAAATTAGTTGTAATGAAAAATAGTTACAGTTAAGCAGCTCTAGCCAACAAACTTTCTTAACTCTAATATACAATAATTATTCCTCCTAatacaatttaatcaaattgactGTATAGAAACAGTTTTTACAGCAAAACAAATATACATGTTTCATATAATACATGAAACAATCAGCTATATAGTTGTATATTACCCTATATCTGGTTAGTTATTTCATTTAGCTTTTGCCAAAAGACTAAATGCATAATTGCCTAACAAGTAGTTATAATGTCACCTTCAAATGAGAGGGTCTTAATTCATTGCTTGATGGACCGAAGCTCCCACCTTCCTTCTCCATCGATCGCAATTCCATTGAGTGGAATGGTATTAAAGCAGGACGCTCAAAggcaaaaaatttaaaactatttactTTAGTggttaaaaaaacttaataaagaaTATACAAAATGGGTTTTACTTGCAAGTAGCAAGTTCAACCAATTAACATAGAATTGTTCAGGTAACAATTATTTTCAGGTCATAGTGGATTAATGGTTATACCAACTCTAAATACGATTTCAATGAACTAAGAATGTCAAAAGTCATCTCCAATGATTTATTACAATGCATAAAAGCTCATACATCACTTTATGAAAGATGTTAAGATCACTGATACGAGGCATAGAACTTTTGTTATCAATAGTAATACATCAAGaatctataaattaaaaatgtgaTAGTGGGTTGGCCCAGCGGTCACCACAATCGGTTTCACCTCTGGATAAGATTTACCCATTTCACCCGCACCCATTATAAGACGTAGATTTAGCCATCACCTATATTTATTTGTTGCAAGAGAACACTAGTAGGTACCTGTGATGATGTAATAAGCGTAATGCCTAGATCACGAGCAAGCCTGTAAAGCTGCTCTTCAACATCCACACTTGTAGCACTAGAATGAAtacaaaaggaaaataaatatatataaagcaagATTGGTAATGAATCCTTTCCTTGTGTGTAAACTATGTTTACTTACTTGGTGCATTCATTAAGGACACCAAACCGAGGCTTGTGAAAAAATAACCGGGCCTTAAATAACAGAAAAAATTAGAAGGCTGAACATATGGATTTGACACATAATCTTATATGAAGATCCCATGATCAAGGATCTAAAAGAGAAGCTCACCATGGCTAATCTCTGTTGTTCCCCAAGAGAAAGGATGTCTTCCCAGTTTTGACTAGCCTCCCAGCTTCCTTCCCTTTCAAAAAGGTAAGATAATTTCACATTCTCTAGGATCGTTCTGAGATGCACATTTAGAATATTTGCGTCAACGCCATCGTTTTGCCCTGGAAAAATTGCATAAACATGTCATGTGATatctttataattaaaataattaaacaactttgttttcttttattatccATGTTGTGGCATATCCCACGAAAAACCTTGTCTATTATATCACTACCCTTATCACAAGTGAAGATGGCAATCACACCATCACATATGACCATCTCAATTTATTTACTTGGGAACGACAGAAGTCATATCGGTTAATAGTCACCATATGCatattattcaaatattatcaACCACCTAATTCTATTTAGGCAAAACAAACCTAAAAAAATAGTACTCGTATACCTTTTAAAAcgataaatatttataatacttaATACATTAAACGTAGTTAACCCGACGCAACCCATCTTGGTTCAGTAAACAAAAAAATCCCTCTTTGACCTCCATTAAAAGATTACTTTTTCCAACCTAAATCCATCttgaataaaatacatttgtttTGAAACGAACTCCTTTTGACACATTATGCAACCGTCTCGACCCTCACATTTTCCCAACTCTAGAAGATATAGAAAACATAAGCAATAACGGTAGAAAAAAACTCACCTTCTCGATACAAACTTAACGCCTTTGCCCTCTTTTCTGCTTGGTCATGTGAGAGAGGATAGATAATTTGATCTCGTAATGTTCCCAAACAAGTATACGGTTTCTGGGGAATGTATAATATACCACAATTGAATTCACCAACATCATTAACATTGTGGGAAGGTTTATGAATGTGTCCACTGACAATAGGCCAAAGACCACGAAGAGCCCTGAACACCGAACTTTTCCCACTACCATTTGGACCTTCAATATTATGTTTGAATTGTTAGAAATATGTAGATGAGGAATAATTATACAAAGAATATATTTTCACTAACCAGTAAGAAGAAGGCTTTTCCCTGGTACTATATTACACGTCAACCTCCTTGCTAACAATTTCTGTGATGGCGTAATTATATCAACCTCCGAAATAAAGATACCGTCCTCATTTTTGAAATGCATCTCATCGGACTGTGATGAAGTGCCAACAGTCTCATCTGTAAAATATTACCATGATCAGTTGAAATTCATAAATCAAGGCAATCCTCAATTATAGGAGGGACATGACAATAAAGCATAACTACAGGTGGAAACTTCAATAGAAATACCGATTTACATATAAATGGTTTGATTTTTGGGAGTATTTTATACAAAACAGATCAAACCAAATGGTTCAATTAGAAGGAAACAAGGTAGACCAGTCCCATGTCTGCTCTTACTGTAAGATGAACCTTTTAACTGAGCCAGTTTTGGCCAGTTACCCAACCCATCAGCCTGCATATGCTGCgaaaataattataacttatgACGGCCTTCATAAATCAACATATAAAACAGTTCAATCTAAAAGTAAGGCGATTAATATAACCCACCATAAAAACAAACACAGAATAACAAAAACAAGGAACTAATTAGAATTACTTGATAACAGAGAATACACTAACCAGATTGTGCAGCATCGAGAAGCTCTTCAAGTTCAAAAATCCGATTAACACCACCAGAGAGTTCAATGAACTTTCTATGCAGCTCCAGAATGTCACCAAAAGCCAAGAAGCTTTGAGATACAACAGATGCCAAAAACCGCAATGCATGTGCCAGCTCACCTGGGAATAATGATTTATCTCAAACAAATCAAATGGAAATACATGCTAGAAAATAAGGCAAATGGGTCAAATATATACGGAATAGGTTAAAGGGAGAATGGGTTTAAGTTTCTAAAGTTGCCCAAATAAAGAACACATAGCCTCCTTATTTGTTTTAATCCCAAAATTAGATAAGCATCATTAAACTATCGTTTTTGCAATCAATGAAATGTATAGAactataaaattgaaaaaaatgtgACTGGGGTCAATCCAGCTAACCCACAAAATCACCTTGAGTGGAGGTCAATGAACGGTGAGCTTTGTGCTCCATGGCATATAACAAGCTCAATCCCCAAGTAACATTGTGAGGCAGTTGTTTCGTAACAAAATCATCCAGTACGCCAAATAACCATTTCTTCCTCAGCAGCATTTTGGCATGAGCCAGAAGCTCATTAAATCTTGACTCGATCATCTGCCAGCAATAATGTATAAATCCGAAGTATTATAAAATGATACATTAGAGATgtacatattcaaaattttcctGCACAGTGCACACTGGCATAACTGGAGTATATCAATGATTTATTATTGTTGGAATAAAAGCCAGTGATACCGTAATAATAGAGACGTACTATATTGACTAAATAAACTTCATCTCTCTAAATTACTTCTCAATAGATGAATAGAAGCATACCAAGCATATTAGTTGTAGAACTATCATATAGGTGTTCAGCAATTACAGACAACAAACTTTCAAATGATTTTTTCCAGTATGCTTAGGCCAGTTATACTTGTGCCTTGTAAAGAATTATTCAAGTAAAAGGAGTTACCGCTCTTTCTCGAGCACCACCTCCGAAAAACGCAACAGACTCAGCATGGGTACGCAGCCTCTCATGCATGAACCTGGATGACGCAGATTATAACATGTCAGAAATATCCAAAAAGCTTCATTGCTTAAAACAAGGTGAAAACATATTAAGAGCACAATAATAACCTATAGCTGTATACCTTTTCTACATCAAGAATTTGACAGCTTTGGCCTTAAGACTGTATTCTCACTCACACATGCTTGTGTTATGTTAACAAAAGCTCAGTAACTACTCAATATTAAACATGAAACCCAATACAGACTTCCACTAGCTTTTCAACTCAAAAGGTACCCGGGCATACAAAGATAAATGTTACAACTGTTTGCACTCTTTGAACCATTTATGAATTGACTTATTATATTTTGGGTTGCAAAATATAAATACGATGCACTTGGCATATATAACGGACAATGAGTTTGAATTAACATTTGGCTTTCTTACATCACGCATGTTATTGTTCTATATAATGCATTAATGCGTCAATTTTAATCATGGTACCTTATAGAATAGAAACGACTAAGTTTGTGATATCAACATACTCATCAAAATATTTCTCCAGTTGACATTGAGAACCTTTACTCCTTTGCATGTCTATATTTTCCATGTCTGGACATAGAGATGAGTACAACGACCTCTATTCTACCATTATTGCACGTAATCCCTGATACAT includes the following:
- the LOC122586720 gene encoding ABC transporter D family member 1-like — translated: MENIDMQRSKGSQCQLEKYFDEFMHERLRTHAESVAFFGGGARERAMIESRFNELLAHAKMLLRKKWLFGVLDDFVTKQLPHNVTWGLSLLYAMEHKAHRSLTSTQGELAHALRFLASVVSQSFLAFGDILELHRKFIELSGGVNRIFELEELLDAAQSDETVGTSSQSDEMHFKNEDGIFISEVDIITPSQKLLARRLTCNIVPGKSLLLTGPNGSGKSSVFRALRGLWPIVSGHIHKPSHNVNDVGEFNCGILYIPQKPYTCLGTLRDQIIYPLSHDQAEKRAKALSLYREGQNDSVDANILDVHLARCISRAKLGRHPFSWGTTEIRHLLQLLKSTITCMHMIITVITSSQLMPVTAVS